In Deltaproteobacteria bacterium GWC2_55_46, a single window of DNA contains:
- a CDS encoding 3-deoxy-8-phosphooctulonate synthase produces MKRIGLKDFSIGSGLIFILGPCVIESEGATLSTLEALKRVTADLGVPFIFKSSYDKANRTSVSSFRGPGMKEGLRILKKAKEAFGVPVLTDIHCKDEVASVAEVADIIQIPAFLCRQTDLIVEAARTGRIINIKKGQFMAPQDMLNSVRKAGSAGNESVFLTERGSSFGYNNLVVDFRSIPIMRGFGCPVVFDATHSVQAPGGMGSCSGGDRAMARVLARAAAAVGVDGFFLEVHPDPDKALCDGPNSIALKDLPSILKEIIDIDGVVKAVTPLF; encoded by the coding sequence ATGAAGCGGATAGGTCTTAAGGACTTCTCCATAGGCTCCGGGCTCATCTTCATCCTCGGCCCATGCGTCATCGAAAGCGAGGGGGCGACCCTCTCAACCCTCGAGGCATTGAAGCGCGTCACGGCAGACCTCGGGGTCCCGTTCATATTCAAATCATCCTACGACAAGGCAAACAGGACCTCCGTATCCTCTTTCCGCGGCCCCGGCATGAAGGAGGGGCTCCGTATATTAAAGAAGGCGAAGGAGGCCTTCGGCGTGCCTGTTCTTACCGACATCCACTGTAAAGATGAGGTGGCATCCGTTGCCGAGGTCGCTGACATCATCCAGATACCGGCCTTCCTTTGCAGGCAGACCGACCTGATTGTTGAGGCCGCCAGGACGGGTCGCATCATCAATATAAAGAAGGGGCAGTTCATGGCCCCTCAAGACATGCTCAATTCGGTCAGGAAGGCCGGGAGCGCCGGGAACGAGAGCGTATTCTTGACCGAGAGGGGGTCGAGCTTCGGCTACAACAACCTCGTGGTCGACTTCAGGTCTATACCCATAATGAGGGGCTTCGGCTGCCCCGTGGTCTTTGACGCCACGCACAGCGTGCAGGCCCCAGGCGGCATGGGGAGTTGCTCTGGCGGCGACAGGGCTATGGCGAGGGTGCTTGCCCGGGCAGCGGCTGCTGTTGGCGTGGACGGCTTTTTCCTGGAGGTGCACCCTGACCCGGACAAGGCCCTTTGCGACGGGCCCAATTCGATCGCTCTCAAGGACCTCCCGTCGATACTGAAAGAGATAATCGATATAGACGGGGTAGTTAAAGCAGTTACCCCTCTTTTTTAA
- a CDS encoding CTP synthase yields the protein MSEPKKQSKTKYIFVTGGVVSSLGKGLASAAIGALLESRGLSITLQKLDPYINVDPGTMSPFQHGEVFVTDDGAETDLDLGHYERFTTARLTRRNNFTTGQVYDSIIQKERRGDYLGCTVQVVPHVTDEIKGKILAIGNGVDIAIIEIGGTVGDIESLPFLEAIRQLRFDLGRENVLYVHLTLLPYIATAHEVKTKPTQHSVNKLREIGIQPDILLCRSDRAIAPELKGKIALFCNVDKDAVISAQDVKCIYEVPMVFHNQGLDEKIVKLLNIWTRSPKLENWEALAKRVNSLKNEITIGIVGKYVNLQDSYKSLHEALIHAGIASNTSVNLQYIDSEDIEKKGAQALLKGIDGLLIPGGFGGRGVEGKIASIRHARESRMPFFGICLGMQVAIIEIARDLCSMKFANSSEFDPESPYPVVHIMESQRSVNSKGGTMRLGAYPCVLKKGTKAHSVYGTTEISERHRHRFEVNNAYRGELEKAGVDFSGLSPDGSLVEIMEYKNHPWFVACQFHPEFKSRPMEPHPLFKGFVRAVLSHKLNAVKGQKSKPGKKKTATRAAVRARKQVHLNEADRS from the coding sequence ATGAGCGAACCTAAAAAACAATCAAAGACAAAGTACATATTCGTAACCGGGGGTGTCGTCTCCTCCCTGGGCAAGGGGCTTGCGAGCGCCGCTATAGGCGCCCTGCTTGAATCAAGGGGGCTTTCGATAACCCTCCAGAAGCTCGACCCGTATATAAACGTTGACCCAGGCACCATGAGCCCCTTTCAGCACGGAGAGGTCTTCGTCACCGACGACGGGGCTGAGACCGACCTCGACCTCGGCCACTACGAGAGGTTTACTACCGCCCGGCTCACCAGGCGTAACAACTTCACCACGGGCCAGGTATACGACTCGATAATACAGAAGGAGAGGCGGGGAGACTACCTCGGATGCACGGTCCAGGTCGTTCCCCATGTGACCGACGAGATAAAGGGCAAGATACTCGCGATAGGCAACGGGGTAGATATCGCCATCATAGAGATAGGCGGCACCGTCGGCGACATAGAATCTCTCCCGTTCCTCGAGGCCATAAGGCAGCTCAGGTTCGACCTCGGCAGGGAGAACGTCCTCTATGTGCATCTTACCCTTCTTCCTTATATAGCCACCGCCCACGAGGTCAAGACAAAGCCCACTCAGCACAGCGTAAACAAATTGAGGGAGATCGGTATACAGCCCGACATACTCCTTTGCCGCTCGGACAGGGCCATAGCGCCGGAGCTTAAGGGGAAGATAGCCCTTTTCTGCAACGTCGACAAGGACGCCGTCATATCCGCCCAGGACGTGAAATGCATCTACGAAGTCCCGATGGTCTTCCACAACCAGGGGCTTGACGAGAAGATAGTGAAGCTCCTTAATATCTGGACCCGCTCGCCAAAGCTCGAAAACTGGGAAGCGCTCGCGAAGAGGGTCAACAGCCTCAAAAACGAGATAACCATCGGCATAGTGGGCAAGTACGTCAACCTGCAGGACTCGTACAAGAGCCTGCATGAGGCGCTCATCCACGCCGGCATCGCGAGCAACACCAGCGTGAACCTCCAGTACATAGACTCTGAGGATATAGAGAAGAAGGGGGCGCAGGCCTTGTTGAAAGGCATCGACGGCCTCCTCATACCCGGCGGCTTCGGCGGCAGGGGCGTGGAAGGCAAGATCGCGTCGATCAGGCACGCCAGAGAGAGCAGGATGCCTTTCTTCGGCATCTGCCTCGGCATGCAGGTGGCGATAATAGAGATAGCCCGCGACCTCTGCTCGATGAAGTTCGCCAACTCATCCGAATTCGACCCGGAGTCCCCGTACCCGGTCGTCCATATAATGGAATCCCAGAGGTCGGTCAACTCAAAGGGCGGCACGATGAGGCTCGGCGCTTACCCCTGCGTCCTCAAAAAAGGCACAAAGGCGCATTCTGTCTACGGGACAACCGAGATAAGCGAGAGGCACAGGCACCGCTTCGAGGTCAACAACGCCTACAGGGGAGAGCTTGAGAAGGCGGGGGTCGATTTCAGCGGCCTCTCGCCTGACGGCTCCCTTGTAGAGATAATGGAGTACAAGAACCACCCGTGGTTCGTGGCCTGCCAGTTCCACCCGGAGTTCAAGAGCAGGCCGATGGAGCCGCACCCGCTCTTCAAGGGCTTCGTAAGAGCGGTGCTTTCGCACAAGCTCAACGCCGTGAAGGGGCAAAAGAGCAAGCCCGGAAAAAAGAAGACGGCCACACGTGCCGCCGTACGCGCGAGGAAGCAGGTCCATCTGAATGAAGCGGATAGGTCTTAA
- a CDS encoding cytochrome C oxidase subunit II, protein MAIYEPERVWWNPLSKDERIWVALALIWMLVSFFFMPIYHLVGAQNPPSETYKVSAEDFDKLVEGMVTKYKVGEEQGFPVVHPSPDEPVYIRASMWQWYPIVELEKGKTYKVHLSSMDIQHGFSVLPINMNFMVLPGYDYVLTLTPTTSGEFHVVCNEFCGVGHHMMVGKMYVKEAI, encoded by the coding sequence ATGGCAATATACGAACCCGAAAGAGTCTGGTGGAACCCATTATCCAAGGACGAAAGGATCTGGGTGGCGCTCGCCCTTATCTGGATGCTCGTCTCGTTCTTTTTCATGCCGATCTATCACCTCGTCGGCGCTCAGAACCCGCCGTCAGAGACGTATAAGGTAAGCGCTGAAGACTTCGACAAGCTCGTCGAGGGCATGGTTACAAAGTACAAGGTCGGCGAGGAGCAGGGCTTCCCTGTCGTCCATCCCAGCCCTGACGAGCCGGTCTACATCAGGGCTTCCATGTGGCAGTGGTACCCGATAGTCGAGCTTGAGAAGGGCAAGACCTACAAGGTGCACCTCTCGTCCATGGATATACAGCACGGCTTCTCGGTGCTGCCAATAAACATGAACTTCATGGTGCTGCCCGGCTATGACTACGTGCTTACGCTCACGCCGACGACCAGCGGCGAGTTCCATGTCGTCTGCAACGAGTTCTGCGGCGTAGGACATCATATGATGGTCGGCAAGATGTACGTCAAGGAAGCCATCTAA
- a CDS encoding trigger factor, producing the protein MQNIRVELEDLSAVKKKLDISVPAETVRKEISAAYQSLRSNASIAGFRKGAAPLNILKARFGSDIQEDVTKRLIESTYPQALGEKKLIPVEAPKVELKADKAREDQDFSYSVTFEVQPRVEIDGYMGMELKKEDVTVTDQDIDTGIENLRQASAQFKDVERPAKEGDLVVVDFEAFIGGEPIKNGKGADYPCIIGERTMLPGFDEALKGATKGPKEIDLNFPENYSEATIAGKTGHFKLTVKAVKEKSVPDLTEDFAKDVGCENLDALRAKVKEEIERHKSNEAKERLKNDILTMLIDKHQFEVPQALVNRYMGIILNRIIDNMRMGSFAPEDKGLNVDQLKEKYTPAAVRSVKEDIVLDYIAAKEKVDASEQDVESAVRNIAAQRQVSYESLMARIEKEGALEVIKDGLKHEKVFDIIIGSSKTAA; encoded by the coding sequence ATGCAGAACATCAGAGTCGAACTTGAAGATCTAAGCGCGGTAAAGAAAAAGCTGGATATCTCGGTCCCTGCCGAGACGGTCAGGAAGGAGATAAGCGCGGCCTACCAGTCGCTCCGGTCCAACGCGTCCATTGCCGGCTTCAGGAAGGGCGCGGCGCCTCTTAATATCCTTAAGGCCAGATTCGGAAGCGATATCCAGGAGGACGTTACCAAAAGGCTTATAGAATCGACCTATCCGCAGGCACTCGGCGAAAAGAAGCTGATACCTGTAGAGGCCCCCAAGGTCGAGCTCAAGGCTGACAAGGCCCGCGAGGACCAGGACTTCTCCTATTCGGTCACTTTCGAGGTCCAGCCCAGGGTCGAGATCGACGGCTACATGGGGATGGAGCTTAAAAAGGAAGACGTAACCGTAACAGACCAGGACATAGACACCGGCATAGAGAACCTTCGCCAGGCCTCGGCCCAGTTTAAAGACGTTGAAAGGCCGGCAAAGGAAGGCGACCTGGTCGTGGTCGATTTTGAGGCGTTTATTGGCGGTGAGCCCATAAAGAACGGCAAGGGCGCCGATTATCCATGTATAATAGGCGAGAGGACTATGCTGCCCGGGTTTGACGAGGCGTTGAAGGGAGCCACAAAGGGCCCCAAGGAGATCGACCTCAACTTCCCTGAGAACTACAGCGAAGCCACTATCGCCGGCAAGACAGGCCATTTCAAGCTGACTGTCAAGGCCGTAAAGGAAAAGTCGGTCCCTGATCTCACTGAAGATTTCGCGAAGGACGTAGGTTGCGAAAACCTTGATGCCCTCCGGGCAAAGGTAAAGGAAGAGATAGAGAGGCACAAGAGCAACGAGGCGAAGGAGCGTCTTAAGAACGATATCCTCACAATGCTCATCGACAAGCACCAGTTTGAGGTGCCGCAGGCCCTGGTAAACAGGTACATGGGCATAATCCTCAACAGGATAATCGACAATATGAGGATGGGTAGCTTCGCTCCCGAGGACAAGGGGCTCAACGTGGACCAGCTCAAGGAGAAGTATACGCCTGCCGCCGTGAGGTCGGTGAAGGAGGATATAGTGCTCGACTATATCGCCGCCAAAGAAAAGGTCGACGCGAGCGAGCAGGACGTTGAGAGCGCCGTAAGGAACATAGCGGCCCAGAGGCAGGTATCATATGAGTCCCTCATGGCCAGGATAGAGAAGGAAGGCGCCCTTGAGGTCATCAAGGACGGACTTAAGCACGAGAAAGTATTTGATATCATTATAGGTTCAAGCAAGACAGCGGCCTGA
- a CDS encoding cytochrome C oxidase subunit I, with protein sequence MAIFRTDPLSGLKIEKSTENLVRWNLIAAFATLAVGGLLGLLVVLTRWPSVHLLPLDYYYRFLTLHGIDALLAWIIFFEIALVHFTSAAILGVRSYAPWLGWLAFALMLAGGAVINVIVLMGGADIMFTSYVPLKGSPMYYLGVILFAVGALLGFIVFFINIAMAKRDGGFKRTLPLGSFGMLAASIIAVLTLAHGAAIMVPTWLWSMDILGSIDPAAYRLVFWGLGHPSQQINVSAMVAVWYMTSAFVVGGKPVNEKLSRTAFVLYILFINVASEHHLLVDPVLSTWHKIVNTSYMMHLAVLASMIHAFAIPASIEVALRKQGHTRGLFEWLKKAPWGNPAFSGTAISILLFGFLGGTTGVIFGTEQFNIIRHNTIAITGHFHSTVVAGTTLAFMGFTYLLIPFIFRREIIWKGFATIQPWIYGVGVALLSIGMMSAGSFGVPRRHYDITFSGAPFSFTFDPSIDLFLSMMGVGGLLAVAGGVLYICLAFGSIIWGKKIEQ encoded by the coding sequence ATGGCTATTTTCAGGACAGACCCCTTGTCAGGTCTAAAGATAGAGAAGTCCACAGAGAACCTTGTACGGTGGAACCTTATCGCGGCGTTCGCCACCCTGGCGGTCGGCGGACTGCTGGGCCTTCTGGTGGTCCTTACCAGGTGGCCGAGCGTGCATCTGCTGCCGCTCGACTACTATTACAGGTTCCTTACGCTCCACGGCATTGACGCGCTCCTCGCCTGGATAATCTTTTTCGAGATAGCGCTGGTGCACTTTACATCAGCCGCTATCCTCGGCGTGCGCTCATACGCGCCGTGGCTCGGGTGGCTCGCCTTCGCCCTTATGCTCGCGGGCGGAGCGGTCATAAACGTCATCGTCCTCATGGGCGGCGCCGACATAATGTTCACCTCGTACGTGCCCCTGAAGGGAAGCCCGATGTATTACCTCGGCGTCATACTCTTCGCCGTAGGCGCTCTACTGGGCTTCATCGTATTCTTCATAAACATAGCGATGGCCAAGAGGGACGGCGGCTTCAAGAGGACCCTGCCGCTCGGCTCATTCGGCATGCTGGCCGCGAGCATCATAGCCGTATTGACCCTCGCGCACGGCGCGGCCATAATGGTCCCGACCTGGCTCTGGTCGATGGACATCCTGGGCTCCATAGACCCGGCAGCCTACAGGCTCGTCTTCTGGGGGCTCGGACATCCGTCCCAGCAGATAAACGTCTCGGCGATGGTAGCCGTGTGGTACATGACCTCGGCCTTCGTGGTCGGCGGCAAGCCCGTTAACGAGAAGCTGTCGAGGACGGCCTTCGTACTTTATATCCTCTTCATAAACGTGGCCTCCGAGCACCATCTGCTCGTCGACCCGGTCCTTTCGACCTGGCACAAGATCGTGAACACCAGCTACATGATGCACCTCGCGGTGCTGGCCAGCATGATCCACGCCTTTGCCATACCGGCTTCCATCGAGGTCGCCCTGAGGAAGCAGGGGCATACCAGGGGCCTTTTCGAGTGGCTTAAAAAAGCGCCCTGGGGCAACCCCGCCTTCTCCGGCACCGCCATATCGATACTCCTCTTCGGCTTCCTCGGCGGCACCACAGGGGTCATATTCGGCACCGAGCAGTTCAACATCATCCGCCATAACACGATTGCCATAACCGGCCATTTCCACTCTACCGTCGTTGCCGGTACGACACTCGCCTTCATGGGCTTCACCTATCTCCTGATACCTTTTATCTTCAGGAGAGAGATCATCTGGAAGGGTTTCGCGACCATCCAGCCATGGATCTACGGCGTTGGTGTCGCGCTCCTGTCGATAGGCATGATGTCCGCAGGGTCTTTTGGCGTGCCAAGGAGGCACTACGACATAACCTTCTCAGGGGCGCCGTTCTCCTTCACCTTCGATCCTTCCATCGACCTCTTCCTGTCGATGATGGGCGTGGGCGGTCTTCTTGCCGTAGCCGGCGGCGTCCTCTATATCTGCCTTGCCTTCGGCTCGATAATCTGGGGCAAGAAGATAGAGCAGTAA
- a CDS encoding D-arabinose 5-phosphate isomerase, whose product MITKDAIDTAKRVLTIEAEAIKALVEKLDGGFTRAVDIICAATGKVVVCGMGKSGIIGQKIASTLASTGTPAFFLHPAEGVHGDIGMLMKNDVLLAISNSGETEELIKIIPIVKRMGIKMIAMTGRKDSSLARYGDVLLDVGVAEEACPLGLAPTASTTATLAMGDALAVALIEKKGFMEADFAGLHPAGSLGRRLMKVSELMHSGDSIPGIGPDTLMRDAILVMTAKRMGLTGVFDKGALVGIITDGDLRRALEKGADIFGRRAAEVMTKNPLTISGEELAESALRMMEERSITSLFVTGEGMKAIGVVHMHDLLKAGVV is encoded by the coding sequence ATGATAACAAAAGACGCGATCGATACCGCTAAAAGGGTGCTTACGATAGAGGCCGAGGCAATAAAGGCCCTTGTCGAGAAGCTCGACGGAGGGTTTACCAGGGCCGTTGACATCATATGCGCGGCAACCGGCAAGGTGGTCGTCTGCGGCATGGGAAAATCAGGCATCATCGGGCAGAAGATAGCCTCAACGCTCGCCTCCACAGGCACGCCTGCGTTCTTTCTCCACCCGGCCGAGGGCGTACACGGCGATATCGGTATGCTCATGAAAAACGACGTGCTCTTAGCCATCTCGAACTCAGGGGAGACAGAGGAGCTTATAAAGATAATACCCATCGTAAAGAGGATGGGTATAAAGATGATAGCCATGACGGGGCGCAAGGACTCCTCGCTCGCGCGCTACGGCGACGTGCTCCTTGACGTAGGGGTCGCGGAAGAGGCATGCCCGCTTGGGCTCGCGCCTACCGCCTCTACTACCGCCACCCTTGCCATGGGAGACGCCCTCGCGGTGGCGCTCATCGAGAAGAAGGGCTTCATGGAAGCTGACTTTGCCGGGCTTCATCCGGCCGGGAGCCTGGGTAGGAGGCTCATGAAGGTCTCGGAGCTGATGCACTCCGGGGATTCGATACCGGGGATAGGGCCGGACACCTTGATGCGCGACGCGATACTCGTGATGACGGCGAAGAGGATGGGCTTGACCGGCGTATTCGATAAGGGCGCGCTCGTCGGCATCATAACCGACGGAGACTTGAGAAGGGCCCTTGAAAAGGGTGCCGACATATTCGGCAGAAGGGCCGCGGAGGTGATGACAAAAAATCCGTTGACCATTTCAGGCGAAGAGCTCGCGGAGAGCGCCTTGAGGATGATGGAAGAGCGCTCGATAACGTCTCTCTTTGTTACAGGCGAGGGGATGAAGGCCATAGGGGTGGTGCACATGCACGACCTGCTTAAGGCAGGAGTTGTTTGA